The following is a genomic window from Chlamydiales bacterium STE3.
CTGTAAAAAAGCTGAAAAGGGAGCGGGATTTTTGAGCAGGACTTTCTTATAAAAAGAAAAAGGGCACATCTCGCCTTGAAAGAGGGTTTGGTGGGAGAGATTTGCTTGGTAGATATCTCCCTGGAGAATGTGATGTTTGGCTAAACGGATACGATTGAGAAAAGTCTCTTTTTCTTCTTCCTTAACACGTCGAAGTGTAGGAAATTTTTTAGAGGAAAAATTTTTACTTTTTTCAAGAAGGCTAACTAATCTAGCTTCATCGAAGCTTTCACCTTTATATTCTTTAGTAATAAAGAGTTTAAGCCGTTTCGTTTCATGGGATAAGGCGAAAATCAAAGTTGGTTTAAAAAATAGAGCGAGAGGGATTGAGGGCGGATAAAATGAAATGTTTTTACTTTCATCACTAAAAGCTCCCATTTCATAGCTTAAATAACCTACCCATTCTGGAAATTCATGCTCAATTTGAGGTGAATCAAAGTGGATTTGAGGAGCAAGTGATTGCCAGGGATTTTTTGTCGATTCGACTGGAATAGAGATTTTTTTTGATGGGAAAAGAGCTAAGAAGGAGGTCTGGGAGTTACTATAGCAACCTCCTGAATAAAAGAGCGTAGTTCCTTCGAGGTGAGCAAATAGATGGCTGAATTGCAGGAAAGCCTCTTGCTCTATTTGCAAAGAAGGGTATTCAACGACGATCTGAACCAACTTATACTTCAATACCTTCGGGTAATTTCATGTTGTGATAGACCGCATCGACATCATCAAGGTTTTCTAGCCACTCAATCAAAGCAAGGTTGCTTTTTGCAGTTTCCATATCAATTTCGACTAAATTCTTGGGAACCATCTCAATTTCAGCTTCATCGCAATTAAAGCCCAATTGATTGATGGCTTCTCTAACCGTAAATAGGTTGACAGGATCAGTCGTAACAATAAAGTACTCATCGGAAACTTCAAAATCCTCTGCCCCAGCTTCAGTCGCTGCTAAAAAGAGCTCCTCTTCCTTAGCATGGTTTTTTTGAATTTGAATGATGCCTTTACGATCAAAGTTGAAAGCAACAGCTCCTGGGTTAGCAATGTTTCCTCCTCGTTTATTGGTCGCGATACGCATGTCAGAGGCAATGCGGTTTTTATTATCTGTCATAATGTCTACAATGAGTCCAACTCCACCATGGCCATAAATTTCATAGGTCATTTCTGTGTAATCAGCTTGGTCAGCGCTGGAGGCTTTTTTAATATTGCGATCGACAATGTCATTAGGAACGTTCGCGGCTTTTGCTTTTTGGAGAACTAACCTTAATCGTGGGTTAGCTTTTGGATCTGGGCCTCCACCTACCTTCACTGCGCTAATAATCTCTTTGGCGATACGGGAAAATACTTTCCCTTTTTTCGCATCTGCCCTTTCTTTTTTATGCTTAATATTTGCCCATTTGCTATGGCCTGCCATAAAACTCTCTTAGGTTCAATTAATATTGAATAAATACTGGGTATGCTGCTTTATCCAGTTTTGCGCTAAATCGTAATGCTTGAAAAGCTCTTCTTTGCTTTTGAATTCTTTGCTGTGAATACGGTGAATGCCTTTCTCATCATAATATGAAGGGCAAACATGGTGAAGCATTTCGTGATAGACGACATAGGATACAAGATAGTCTGGATAGACAGGACTATCCAAAAGACGATTGATTTTAATTAACTTCATAGGATCATGATAAAGCCCAAAAGTCACGCGGGTGCGATTTTTCTGATGAGGTTTTCCAAACCAGGTGATAAAAAGCTTTAACTTACTATCAAAGTATTCAGCATTAATGGTGTCGTAAATTGCTTGTAAGTCGTAGACGTTGCCTTTGCTAATAAGTTTTGATGGCTTCAAAAGATGCGTGTAGTCAAGATTTTTAAGCCTATCTTCAATAAATGCTTTTACAGAATGAGAAATGTTTTTAGATTCCTGACGAACATAACAGGCTAGCTCCTCCATGACATTTTTAGGAGCCTCTAAAAACATGCGGTGCAAAGAAACTTTTGTACAATCAGACTCCCAACGAACACTCAACATCGTCGATCTGTTATCGTTAATTTTTAAATGCACTTTCTTTTTGAGATTAGCTTGCAAACTGAGATGTATATCGGATATAGGCATAATTTCCCTGTCTGTTTTTAAAGATTCTTTTCCATAAAGGTACGGCCTACGAAACTTCCATCTGTTTCTTTAATCCATTCGGCTTGGTGACCAAATTCTTTGAAACCTAATCTTGAATAAAGCCTTTTTGCGGGGTTATCGGCATATACTTGTAGGTGCAGGAGTTCAATTTTAAAAGTCTCTTTGGCAAGATGGGATAATGCATTAATGAGCAATGCTCCAATTCCTAGGTTGCGATTATTCCCACCTACAATGATTCCGAACTCACACTGATGCGCTAGCTTGCGGTAGGGTTGTAAATAAAGTGTTGCTATGCCACAGGGTATGCCATCTTTAACTGCTGTTAAGCTGCAGCGGTAACGGCTAAAGCCCACCCATCTTGCTACTGCGTCGTCAATTTCTACATCATCTGCCATGGGAAACCATCTTAAAACGCCTGGCTCATGGAGCCATTCTCGCAAATGCTTTGCATCAGATAATTCAGTATAGCGAATTTGTACTCCTTCCGGGGAAGGTATGTTTTTTTGTTCCATTATCCAAATTCCTTTAAGAATGCGTTCACAAAATCATCAATGTCGCCGTCCATTATAGCGTTGATATTGCCGCTTTCTTGTTTGGTTCTTGTATCTTTCACTAAAGTGTACGGTTGAAAAACGTAATTGCGGATTTGGTTCCCCCAGGCAATATCTTTCTTTTCTCCCGCAATTGCTTTAAGAGCATTTTCCCTTGTTTCTACTTCAATCTCGTAAAGCTTCGAGCGCAGCATTTTTAAACAGGTTTCACGGTTTTGCATTTGGCTTCTTTGTGTTTGGCAGGAAACCACAATTCCTGAGGGAATATGTCTCATGCGCACGGCTGAATCTGTTTTATTTACGTGTTGCCCTCCGGCCCCTGAAGCACGGAAAGTATCTACTTCGATATCTTCAGGGCGAATCTCGATGTTAATGTCATCGCTAATCTCAGGACTAATGTCAACAGAGGCAAAGCTGGTATGGCGTTTTGCGTTAGAATCAAAAGGGGAGATCCGGACTAGACGATGAACGCCTTTTTCTGCTTTAGCATAGCCATAAGCAAAGGGACCTTCAAATTTGTATGTTATGCTTTTTATTCCTGCTACATCTCCATCAACCGTATCGATGAGTTCTACTTTCCAGCCTTTTTTGCTAGCCCATCTTTGGTACATTCTTGAAAGCATTAAAACCCAATCGCATGCCTCCGTGCCACCAGCTCCGGCATTGATGCTGAGATAGCAATTTTTATTATCCAGCTCTCCAGAAAGCATTTTGCGCACTTCTAATGCTTCTAAATCTTTTTCAATTTTTGTCAGTTGTTGAAGAAGCTCTTCGCATAGAGTTTCTTCCTCGGCTTCAATGGCCTCGGGAAGGAGATCCTTCACATCTTCAAAAGCGCGCTTTAGAGCAGTTGTTGGTTCAGTCCAAGCTTTGAGTTTGTTACTTTCAGCTATAGCTTGTTGTGCTTTAGCGCT
Proteins encoded in this region:
- a CDS encoding Transcriptional regulatory protein PmpR (Product derived from UniProtKB/Swiss-Prot:Q6MBJ7), with product MAGHSKWANIKHKKERADAKKGKVFSRIAKEIISAVKVGGGPDPKANPRLRLVLQKAKAANVPNDIVDRNIKKASSADQADYTEMTYEIYGHGGVGLIVDIMTDNKNRIASDMRIATNKRGGNIANPGAVAFNFDRKGIIQIQKNHAKEEELFLAATEAGAEDFEVSDEYFIVTTDPVNLFTVREAINQLGFNCDEAEIEMVPKNLVEIDMETAKSNLALIEWLENLDDVDAVYHNMKLPEGIEV
- a CDS encoding putative acetyltransferase (Product derived from UniProtKB/Trembl:F8LA95;EC number derived from UniProtKB/Trembl:F8LA95), which translates into the protein MEQKNIPSPEGVQIRYTELSDAKHLREWLHEPGVLRWFPMADDVEIDDAVARWVGFSRYRCSLTAVKDGIPCGIATLYLQPYRKLAHQCEFGIIVGGNNRNLGIGALLINALSHLAKETFKIELLHLQVYADNPAKRLYSRLGFKEFGHQAEWIKETDGSFVGRTFMEKNL
- a CDS encoding Peptide chain release factor 2 (Product derived from UniProtKB/Swiss-Prot:P56906;Gene name derived from UniProtKB/Swiss-Prot:P56906) codes for the protein MKIGSFICGGIFDLDAKQAKVKEYEELMAAQHFWDDSAKAQQAIAESNKLKAWTEPTTALKRAFEDVKDLLPEAIEAEEETLCEELLQQLTKIEKDLEALEVRKMLSGELDNKNCYLSINAGAGGTEACDWVLMLSRMYQRWASKKGWKVELIDTVDGDVAGIKSITYKFEGPFAYGYAKAEKGVHRLVRISPFDSNAKRHTSFASVDISPEISDDINIEIRPEDIEVDTFRASGAGGQHVNKTDSAVRMRHIPSGIVVSCQTQRSQMQNRETCLKMLRSKLYEIEVETRENALKAIAGEKKDIAWGNQIRNYVFQPYTLVKDTRTKQESGNINAIMDGDIDDFVNAFLKEFG
- a CDS encoding hypothetical protein (Product derived from UniProtKB/Trembl:Q6MBJ6), with product MPISDIHLSLQANLKKKVHLKINDNRSTMLSVRWESDCTKVSLHRMFLEAPKNVMEELACYVRQESKNISHSVKAFIEDRLKNLDYTHLLKPSKLISKGNVYDLQAIYDTINAEYFDSKLKLFITWFGKPHQKNRTRVTFGLYHDPMKLIKINRLLDSPVYPDYLVSYVVYHEMLHHVCPSYYDEKGIHRIHSKEFKSKEELFKHYDLAQNWIKQHTQYLFNIN